From the genome of Abyssicoccus albus, one region includes:
- a CDS encoding alpha/beta hydrolase, with translation MSFEIQKINDTSFHSEILQDDYDLKIYLPKSYHNMEPHRLIIAFDGQDVFKYAQLNREYEKLVQSNDIEPAIIVGVCYNSVAWRAEHFSPDGIHHQNMLKSIIEELIPYIEQQFNVSTSPMDRIALGDSQAASMALSLILNYPLECYKGIILSPMVTDSLFEWINLNDESLEIFHIIGKEEKHFKLPTTGEMADFLTPNRALNEAIQNKPWTYHYEEVEGSHVWKTWKPHLNEGILYLSEY, from the coding sequence ATGAGCTTCGAAATACAAAAAATTAATGATACTTCATTTCACAGTGAAATTTTACAAGATGATTACGATTTAAAAATTTATTTACCTAAGTCTTATCACAATATGGAACCACACCGACTGATAATTGCCTTTGATGGTCAAGATGTTTTTAAATATGCTCAATTAAACCGAGAATATGAAAAGTTAGTTCAATCAAATGATATTGAACCTGCAATTATTGTAGGTGTTTGTTACAATTCTGTTGCTTGGAGAGCTGAACACTTCAGCCCTGATGGTATACACCATCAAAACATGTTGAAAAGTATTATAGAAGAATTGATTCCATATATCGAACAACAATTTAATGTATCAACATCGCCGATGGATAGAATTGCATTAGGAGACTCACAAGCTGCCAGCATGGCATTAAGCTTAATATTAAATTACCCCCTCGAATGTTATAAAGGAATCATCTTAAGTCCGATGGTTACAGATTCACTATTTGAATGGATTAATTTAAATGATGAGTCTTTAGAAATTTTCCATATTATTGGTAAAGAAGAAAAACATTTCAAACTTCCAACTACAGGTGAAATGGCAGATTTCTTAACACCAAACAGAGCATTAAATGAAGCAATTCAAAATAAACCATGGACATATCATTATGAAGAAGTTGAAGGGTCACACGTTTGGAAAACTTGGAAACCACATTTAAATGAAGGAATATTATATTTATCTGAATATTAA
- the fabI gene encoding enoyl-ACP reductase FabI, translating into MSLNLSDKTYVIMGVANKHSIAWGIAQALDQAGATLIFTIMSDRFKKSLTKLTAELEHNKEPMIVNCDVSEDQDVENAFKEIKGKVDGIDGVVHAIAFANKEDIEGRYVDTSRDGFLHSLNISAYSLTKVANESKELMNEGGSIVTLTYLGGERAVPNYNLMGVSKSALESSVRYLAQDLGQDGIRVNAVSAGPIRTLSSKAVGDFSTILSEIEKRAPLKRNIDQIEVGNSVAFLLSDLASGVTGEVLHVDSGYHIVG; encoded by the coding sequence ATGTCATTAAATTTATCAGATAAAACCTATGTCATTATGGGTGTAGCAAACAAACATAGTATTGCTTGGGGGATTGCACAAGCGTTAGATCAAGCAGGTGCGACATTAATTTTTACGATTATGAGTGATCGCTTTAAGAAAAGTTTGACAAAATTAACGGCAGAATTAGAACATAATAAAGAGCCAATGATTGTCAATTGTGACGTCAGTGAAGATCAAGACGTTGAGAATGCATTTAAAGAAATTAAAGGAAAAGTAGATGGTATTGATGGTGTTGTCCATGCGATAGCATTTGCAAATAAAGAAGATATCGAAGGTCGATATGTAGATACAAGCCGTGATGGATTTTTACATAGCCTAAATATTAGCGCTTATTCATTAACCAAAGTTGCAAATGAATCGAAAGAGTTAATGAATGAAGGTGGATCGATTGTTACTTTGACTTACTTAGGTGGAGAGCGTGCTGTACCTAATTATAATTTAATGGGTGTATCTAAATCGGCATTAGAATCGAGCGTTAGATATTTAGCGCAAGACCTAGGACAAGATGGTATTCGTGTCAATGCAGTATCAGCGGGACCGATTAGAACATTATCTTCTAAAGCAGTAGGAGATTTTAGCACGATTTTATCTGAAATTGAAAAACGTGCGCCGTTAAAGCGTAATATAGATCAAATTGAAGTCGGAAATTCTGTAGCCTTTTTACTGAGTGATTTAGCAAGTGGCGTAACCGGTGAAGTGCTACACGTAGATAGTGGATATCATATTGTAGGGTAG
- a CDS encoding YSIRK-type signal peptide-containing protein, giving the protein MGNNNEYKKKQRFSIRKYNFGIGSILLGSFILLSNPNVMHAAENNITMNENAQETIMIESLTTSTEFQTSINSSINLLLQSSNSNNEIKVTNLPSGLSFDGTNQVITGEFTTIGTYTINVTAVDNVTSEEKNYQFTFNVSTIETSTEVATTEEATTEEATTEEATTEEATTEEATTEEATTEEATTEEATTEEATTEEATTEEATTEEATTEEKKQQQKKQQQKKQQQKKQQQKKQQQKKQQQKTRLQKKQQQKTRQQKKRQQKKRQQKTRQQKKQQKKLSQLNQL; this is encoded by the coding sequence ATGGGAAACAATAATGAATACAAAAAGAAACAACGGTTTTCGATAAGGAAGTATAATTTCGGAATCGGATCTATTTTATTAGGTAGTTTTATTTTACTTAGTAATCCAAACGTAATGCATGCCGCTGAAAACAACATTACAATGAATGAAAATGCCCAAGAAACGATTATGATTGAATCATTAACAACATCAACAGAATTTCAAACTTCAATTAATTCTTCTATTAATTTATTACTACAATCATCAAATTCAAACAATGAAATAAAAGTTACCAACTTACCGTCAGGATTAAGTTTTGATGGAACTAATCAAGTTATAACAGGTGAATTTACAACAATCGGTACATATACTATTAACGTTACTGCAGTTGATAATGTTACTAGTGAAGAGAAAAACTATCAATTTACATTTAATGTTTCTACAATAGAAACTTCTACTGAAGTTGCAACGACAGAAGAAGCAACAACAGAAGAAGCAACAACAGAAGAAGCAACAACAGAAGAAGCAACAACAGAAGAAGCAACAACAGAAGAAGCAACAACAGAAGAAGCAACAACAGAAGAAGCAACAACAGAAGAAGCAACAACAGAAGAAGCAACAACAGAAGAAGCAACAACAGAAGAAGCAACAACAGAAGAGAAGAAGCAACAACAGAAGAAGCAACAACAGAAGAAGCAACAACAGAAGAAGCAACAACAGAAGAAGCAACAACAGAAGAAGCAACAACAGAAGACGCGACTACAGAAGAAGCAACAACAGAAGACGCGACAACAGAAGAAGCGACAACAGAAGAAGCGACAACAGAAGACGCGACAACAGAAGAAGCAACAGAAAAAGCTCAGTCAGCTAAATCAACTTTAG
- a CDS encoding N-acetylmuramoyl-L-alanine amidase yields the protein MKITKMLLPISHRNRTKQVMRPKYITIHNTGNSSKGANALMHAKYIKNQQHRYVSWHYTIDDQYIIQHVPSNEVAWHAGDGAMGLGNISSIGIEMCQHDGVDFEQVIQNTIELVRLLMKQYDIPIHRVVPHSHWKQTSCPKFLLEYMSFDQFRAMIIEIQMNKPKYIKVTTQDLWVYDKPQWNARYKIVHKGEVFTIKNKLSVDGYTMYELKSGLFITGAKEYIELI from the coding sequence TTGAAGATAACCAAAATGTTGTTACCGATATCTCATCGCAATCGAACGAAGCAAGTCATGAGACCAAAATATATAACAATTCATAATACAGGCAATAGTTCGAAAGGTGCTAATGCTTTAATGCATGCTAAATACATTAAGAATCAACAACATCGATATGTGTCATGGCATTATACTATTGATGATCAATATATTATTCAACATGTTCCATCGAATGAAGTAGCTTGGCATGCTGGAGATGGTGCCATGGGGCTTGGTAATATATCGAGTATCGGAATTGAGATGTGCCAACATGATGGGGTAGACTTTGAACAAGTGATACAAAATACGATTGAACTTGTGAGACTATTGATGAAGCAGTATGATATACCGATTCATAGAGTTGTGCCTCACTCACATTGGAAACAAACAAGTTGTCCTAAGTTTCTACTAGAATATATGTCATTCGACCAATTTCGTGCGATGATTATTGAAATACAAATGAACAAGCCGAAGTATATTAAAGTAACAACACAAGATTTATGGGTTTATGATAAACCACAATGGAATGCACGTTATAAAATAGTCCACAAAGGAGAAGTCTTTACAATTAAAAATAAATTGTCGGTAGACGGATATACTATGTATGAATTGAAAAGCGGTTTATTTATTACCGGTGCAAAAGAATATATTGAATTGATTTAA
- the ltaA gene encoding lipoteichoic acid biosynthesis MFS flippase LtaA, with translation MRNSSHKHSFWLLLITLFLVEFARGMYVLSYLPSIPAISNNITVAIASIAVTIHFISDAGTNMVIGFVMKRIGAKPVLYVSFILGLIGLVLMVLMPNPVTYIIASILVGIAVCPIWIMVLSNIDERQRGKEMGLVYFAWLMGMLSGMIGMNLFISIHPTRFVILIPICFVIALILLIFSHVHVTYRKSTNIIEQLKEMLFIVNHHKILFPGILLQGLAIGMLIPILPTYAVKDIGLNYVQYTIILIIGGFGCALAMLLMSRLLDKLGHWLTYSVVLIGFLVYALGIYSLSHFTSYIIICIVALIVGLFYGLLLPAWNKFMASSIRDDLKEESWGVFNFLQGLGTMIGPLIGGLITEYTQDVNYAFYVSSLIFIGLMILYCIHFVMTNKFKRS, from the coding sequence ATGCGAAACTCTTCTCATAAACATTCATTCTGGTTGTTATTAATCACGTTATTTTTAGTCGAATTTGCACGTGGGATGTATGTCTTAAGCTACTTACCAAGTATTCCAGCGATTTCTAATAATATTACCGTAGCAATTGCAAGTATCGCTGTGACGATTCACTTTATAAGTGATGCTGGTACTAACATGGTGATTGGTTTTGTCATGAAACGTATCGGTGCTAAACCCGTATTATATGTTAGTTTCATATTAGGTTTAATCGGACTCGTATTAATGGTCCTAATGCCAAATCCAGTGACATACATTATTGCTTCAATTCTTGTTGGAATTGCCGTATGCCCTATTTGGATTATGGTATTAAGTAACATTGACGAACGTCAAAGAGGAAAAGAGATGGGTCTAGTCTATTTTGCATGGCTCATGGGGATGCTTTCAGGTATGATCGGAATGAATTTATTCATTAGTATTCACCCAACTCGATTTGTAATCCTCATTCCAATTTGTTTTGTCATTGCATTAATTTTATTAATCTTTAGTCATGTACATGTGACTTATCGTAAATCAACGAATATAATAGAACAGCTAAAAGAAATGTTATTTATTGTAAACCATCACAAAATTTTATTCCCAGGAATACTGTTACAAGGGCTTGCCATTGGGATGCTAATTCCTATTCTTCCAACCTACGCTGTCAAAGATATTGGATTAAATTATGTTCAATATACCATCATATTGATTATTGGAGGCTTTGGATGTGCCTTGGCAATGCTACTCATGAGTCGATTATTAGATAAACTCGGTCATTGGTTAACGTATTCTGTTGTTTTAATTGGTTTTCTTGTTTATGCTTTAGGAATTTACTCATTAAGTCATTTCACGAGTTACATCATTATTTGTATCGTCGCATTAATTGTCGGATTATTTTATGGTTTATTACTCCCAGCGTGGAACAAATTCATGGCCTCTTCAATTCGTGATGACTTAAAAGAAGAATCTTGGGGTGTATTTAACTTTTTACAAGGACTCGGCACGATGATCGGACCATTAATTGGTGGATTAATCACGGAATATACTCAAGATGTAAATTATGCTTTCTATGTTTCGAGTTTAATTTTTATAGGCTTAATGATTCTTTATTGCATTCACTTTGTTATGACAAATAAATTTAAGCGGTCTTAA
- a CDS encoding alanine/glycine:cation symporter family protein, with product MIDMIKEIIWSPLLVYGLLICGIYFTLRMRLFQLRHFKEMIRLMFQGEESPIGVSSFQALAVSLAGRVGTGNIVGVATAIYVGGPGAIFWMWVTAFLGAGSAFIESTLAQIYKKEDNGEYRGGPAYYIEQGIKGHVGKIYALIFALITIIATGFLLPSIQSNAISESVSNAFQISPWIIALITAIVVGLVIFGGIQAIANFASAVVPIMAIIYIIVAVIVVLMNASLVPDMLLLIIKSAFGQEATFGGILGAMIQIGVMRGIYSNEAGQGTGPHAAGAAEVSHPAKQGLVQSFSVYVDTLFVCTATALMILITGQYNVKDEDGSLLIDNGVYSLGANGEKVYEGSVTYTQAALDLTLSNQSQFDINFVGFGSYFIAIILTFFAFTTILAYYYIAETNLVYILKGKHLWLKYALKFLLISSVIFGAVKSAQLAWSIGDIGVGLMAWANMIAIVILHKKAIEALRDYERQKAAKGSGKYAIYQPDKKDLPNATFWTEHYPNRLKEAKIKQD from the coding sequence ATGATTGATATGATAAAAGAAATTATTTGGAGTCCTTTGCTCGTCTATGGACTACTCATTTGTGGTATATATTTCACTCTTAGAATGAGACTTTTTCAGCTGAGACATTTCAAAGAGATGATTCGCCTAATGTTCCAAGGTGAGGAATCACCTATTGGCGTATCAAGTTTTCAAGCATTAGCCGTTTCACTCGCTGGGCGTGTTGGTACAGGTAATATTGTCGGGGTTGCAACGGCTATCTATGTCGGTGGTCCCGGTGCGATATTTTGGATGTGGGTGACGGCATTTTTAGGTGCTGGCAGTGCATTCATAGAGTCTACACTTGCTCAAATTTATAAGAAGGAAGATAATGGTGAATACCGCGGAGGACCAGCATATTACATAGAACAAGGAATCAAGGGACATGTTGGTAAGATTTATGCACTAATCTTTGCATTGATTACAATCATTGCGACGGGGTTCTTGTTACCAAGTATTCAATCCAATGCAATTAGCGAGTCCGTTTCAAATGCATTCCAAATCAGTCCATGGATTATCGCATTAATTACTGCCATTGTTGTAGGTTTAGTTATTTTCGGTGGAATTCAAGCAATCGCCAATTTTGCATCTGCTGTCGTTCCAATAATGGCGATTATATATATAATCGTTGCTGTCATTGTTGTTTTAATGAATGCTTCGTTAGTTCCTGACATGTTGTTATTAATTATTAAAAGTGCTTTTGGTCAAGAAGCAACATTCGGTGGAATACTCGGTGCGATGATCCAAATTGGTGTAATGCGTGGCATTTATTCGAATGAGGCAGGCCAAGGAACTGGACCCCACGCAGCAGGTGCTGCAGAAGTTTCACATCCAGCTAAGCAAGGGCTTGTTCAATCATTCTCAGTGTATGTAGATACATTGTTTGTATGTACTGCAACAGCATTAATGATTTTAATTACCGGTCAATATAATGTTAAAGATGAAGATGGATCGCTCCTAATTGATAACGGAGTATATAGTTTAGGTGCAAATGGTGAGAAAGTCTATGAAGGTAGTGTAACGTATACTCAAGCAGCACTCGACCTTACGTTATCAAATCAGTCACAGTTTGATATAAACTTTGTCGGTTTCGGATCATATTTTATTGCAATCATTTTAACATTCTTTGCTTTTACAACGATTCTTGCATATTACTATATTGCAGAAACAAATTTAGTTTATATTCTTAAAGGTAAACATTTATGGCTAAAGTATGCACTTAAGTTCCTCCTAATTTCATCGGTTATTTTCGGCGCCGTAAAAAGTGCTCAACTAGCTTGGTCGATTGGTGATATTGGTGTCGGATTAATGGCTTGGGCTAATATGATTGCAATCGTCATATTACACAAGAAAGCAATCGAAGCATTACGTGACTATGAAAGACAAAAAGCTGCGAAAGGTTCTGGAAAATATGCAATATATCAACCAGATAAAAAAGATTTACCTAATGCAACATTCTGGACGGAACATTATCCAAATAGACTAAAAGAAGCTAAGATTAAACAAGATTAA
- a CDS encoding MGDG synthase family glycosyltransferase, whose product MTKKKLLIITGSFGNGHIQATESIMSQIDLNEIDVYKHDLFLEAHPLLTTVAKTYYINSFTHFRTSYKMFYYSRPNAVDKSFYKYYGLNKLLKLVAEYNPDLILVTFPTPVMSVLKNRLNIDIPIVTVITDFRLHKNWVTPYSEGYYVACNETKNDLMKVGVDENLIHVTGIPINEAFSESIDCEQWLKSFNLDPNKKTILMVAGAFGVLRGFDEMIQQLIKKDENRQIVVVCGRNHELAQQLKNKFKNYSQVLIMGYTKEMNQWMASCDMMITKPGGITISEALARKIPLILYNPAPGQELENAKYFNRTRLAKIANNPNETIRIADHLLDHPLELKHMQQSMETHRKPTASRHIASLINEQLTKSYHKPLEDKKVIKYAKLFS is encoded by the coding sequence ATGACAAAGAAAAAATTACTGATCATAACTGGTTCATTTGGCAATGGACATATTCAAGCGACTGAAAGTATCATGAGTCAAATAGACTTAAACGAAATCGATGTGTATAAACACGACTTATTCTTAGAAGCACATCCATTGTTGACTACAGTTGCAAAAACTTACTATATTAATAGTTTTACGCATTTCAGAACATCGTATAAAATGTTCTATTACTCTAGGCCGAATGCTGTTGATAAATCTTTCTACAAATACTACGGATTAAATAAGTTATTAAAACTTGTTGCAGAATATAACCCAGACTTAATCTTGGTTACATTCCCGACACCTGTCATGAGTGTCCTAAAGAATAGATTGAATATCGATATTCCGATTGTAACGGTGATAACAGACTTTAGATTACATAAGAACTGGGTCACACCATACTCTGAAGGGTATTATGTAGCTTGCAATGAAACTAAAAATGACTTAATGAAAGTCGGCGTAGATGAAAACCTTATACACGTGACCGGAATTCCAATTAATGAAGCATTTTCTGAATCAATCGATTGTGAACAATGGCTTAAATCTTTTAATTTGGATCCTAACAAAAAAACAATCCTTATGGTTGCTGGTGCATTTGGTGTATTGCGTGGTTTTGATGAAATGATACAACAATTGATAAAAAAAGATGAAAACCGTCAAATCGTTGTTGTATGTGGACGAAACCATGAACTCGCACAACAATTAAAAAATAAATTTAAAAACTACTCACAAGTACTCATCATGGGTTATACAAAAGAGATGAATCAATGGATGGCGTCGTGTGACATGATGATTACAAAACCAGGAGGTATTACGATTAGTGAAGCATTGGCACGTAAAATCCCTCTCATCTTATACAACCCAGCACCAGGACAAGAATTAGAAAATGCAAAATACTTCAATCGAACGCGGTTAGCAAAAATCGCCAATAATCCGAATGAAACAATTCGTATCGCTGATCATTTATTGGATCATCCATTGGAATTAAAACATATGCAACAGTCTATGGAAACACATCGAAAACCAACAGCGAGTCGACACATTGCATCGCTAATTAATGAACAGTTAACGAAATCATATCACAAACCATTAGAAGATAAGAAAGTGATTAAATATGCGAAACTCTTCTCATAA
- a CDS encoding AI-2E family transporter encodes MVQKNWFQIGIALIMTLIIILLLKEMKVIFHPIYIIVKTIFIPLIVAGLLYYIGVPIQEFLEKRKVPKWASVSTVLLIITLVIGIFISVLIPMITDQVQNLVQKAPAIQKQAEEYVDYALSQRERLPESFENKINDIVGNLDKTLTSLGDVMISLVTGTVQTLFLLILVPFFLIYMLKDHKKFVPYVSSPFNGSFKRFIVETLGAIDKTLRSFIQGQMLVSVILGIMLYVGYLIMGLDYALLLALFAVMTNFIPFLGPYLAVAPAILLALLQEPILVLWVVLLMVVAQQIEGNIITPNVMGNTLNIHPLTVITVVLAAGNLGGFVAVMVAIPTYAVIKAIVTKIYEYRYDIKHIMMKENTFYRKSEPDRDEHYETIKKRKSLNK; translated from the coding sequence ATGGTCCAAAAGAATTGGTTTCAAATTGGAATAGCACTCATAATGACATTAATTATAATCTTATTATTGAAAGAAATGAAAGTGATATTCCATCCGATTTATATTATTGTGAAGACGATTTTTATTCCATTAATCGTTGCTGGACTTTTGTATTACATAGGTGTACCGATTCAAGAATTTCTTGAAAAACGTAAAGTACCGAAATGGGCAAGTGTTTCGACAGTCCTTCTAATTATTACACTTGTTATTGGTATTTTTATCTCGGTATTGATTCCAATGATTACCGATCAAGTACAAAATTTAGTCCAAAAAGCACCAGCAATTCAAAAACAAGCTGAAGAATATGTAGATTATGCACTCAGTCAGCGTGAAAGATTGCCTGAGAGTTTCGAAAATAAAATTAATGATATCGTTGGTAACTTAGATAAAACATTAACAAGTCTAGGTGATGTTATGATTAGCCTCGTAACAGGAACGGTTCAAACGTTGTTCTTATTGATTTTAGTCCCATTCTTCTTAATTTATATGTTAAAAGATCATAAGAAATTTGTTCCATACGTATCTTCACCTTTTAACGGATCATTCAAACGTTTCATCGTTGAAACATTAGGCGCAATTGATAAGACGCTTCGTTCATTTATCCAAGGTCAAATGTTAGTATCGGTCATTCTTGGTATAATGCTTTACGTAGGATATTTAATTATGGGATTGGATTATGCATTACTTCTTGCATTGTTTGCGGTAATGACTAATTTCATACCATTTCTCGGTCCATATTTAGCTGTAGCACCAGCGATACTTCTTGCATTGTTACAAGAGCCAATATTAGTTCTATGGGTTGTTCTATTAATGGTTGTAGCACAACAAATTGAAGGAAACATTATTACACCGAACGTAATGGGGAATACATTAAATATTCATCCTTTAACAGTCATAACAGTTGTGTTAGCTGCTGGTAATTTAGGTGGATTTGTTGCCGTTATGGTGGCTATACCAACGTATGCAGTGATCAAAGCAATTGTGACTAAAATTTATGAATACCGCTATGATATTAAACATATCATGATGAAAGAAAATACATTCTATCGAAAATCTGAACCGGATAGAGATGAGCATTATGAAACAATAAAAAAAAGAAAGTCATTAAATAAGTAG
- the galU gene encoding UTP--glucose-1-phosphate uridylyltransferase GalU, translating into MKRIKKAVIPAAGIGSRFLPATKAMPKEMLPILDTPTIQYIVEEAVSAGIEDIIIVTGKHKRAIEDHFDAQVELEITLEKAGKKDLLEKVHFATDLANMFYVRQKSPKGLGHAIWTARQFIGNEPFAVLLGDDIVDSEVPCINQLIDQYEQTQSTVIGVKDVLKEDKSRYGIVEYDKRDGDLYEVSKLIEKPKPHETDSNLAIMGRYVLTPEIFDELDKGEIGAGGEIQLTDAIEMLNQHQKVFAYNFSGNRHDVGDKVGFVKTTIEYALKSSMRDEIQQFMEQKLKELK; encoded by the coding sequence ATGAAAAGAATAAAAAAAGCAGTCATTCCAGCAGCAGGGATTGGATCTAGGTTTTTACCAGCAACTAAGGCGATGCCAAAAGAAATGCTACCAATTTTAGACACACCGACAATTCAATATATCGTTGAAGAAGCGGTTAGTGCAGGGATTGAAGATATTATTATCGTCACAGGGAAACATAAAAGAGCAATTGAAGATCATTTTGATGCACAAGTTGAACTTGAAATTACATTAGAGAAAGCTGGTAAAAAAGATTTACTTGAAAAAGTTCACTTTGCTACTGATTTAGCAAATATGTTTTATGTCCGTCAAAAATCACCTAAAGGATTAGGACATGCCATTTGGACAGCAAGACAATTTATAGGAAATGAGCCATTTGCTGTGTTATTAGGAGATGATATTGTCGATTCTGAAGTGCCTTGTATTAATCAACTAATTGATCAATATGAACAAACTCAATCGACTGTCATTGGTGTAAAAGATGTTTTAAAAGAAGATAAGTCTAGGTATGGGATTGTTGAGTACGACAAGCGTGATGGAGATTTGTATGAAGTGTCAAAACTAATAGAGAAACCGAAACCACATGAAACAGACTCTAACTTGGCGATTATGGGTCGTTATGTATTAACTCCAGAAATTTTTGACGAGTTAGATAAAGGTGAGATTGGTGCAGGTGGAGAAATACAATTGACGGATGCGATCGAGATGTTAAATCAACATCAAAAAGTATTTGCATATAATTTTAGTGGAAATCGACATGATGTTGGAGATAAAGTAGGCTTTGTCAAAACAACCATTGAATATGCTTTGAAAAGCTCAATGAGAGATGAGATACAACAGTTTATGGAACAGAAGTTAAAAGAACTAAAATAA
- a CDS encoding 2'-5' RNA ligase family protein: MKLGIVLFPSKELQEEVNHYRKRYDDHYANIPPHITVKEVFEVSNEDEAKQVVNIMEEKAKSIDPVDINVEKVSNFAPTKNVVYLKITPTESLQALYDAFNNEDFYGEATHPFVPHITLAQGLNDQEFEDVIGHLSLYSLKHQETIHKIALCYQLDNGQWTTFDMIKLGQ, from the coding sequence ATGAAATTAGGTATTGTATTATTTCCATCGAAAGAATTACAAGAAGAAGTGAACCATTACCGTAAACGTTACGACGATCATTACGCAAATATCCCACCGCATATTACAGTGAAAGAAGTATTTGAAGTAAGTAATGAAGATGAAGCAAAACAAGTCGTTAACATAATGGAAGAAAAAGCAAAATCAATTGACCCCGTAGATATTAATGTTGAGAAAGTAAGTAACTTTGCACCGACAAAAAATGTCGTGTATTTAAAAATTACACCAACTGAATCATTGCAGGCTTTATACGATGCTTTTAATAATGAAGATTTTTATGGTGAAGCAACACATCCGTTTGTCCCACATATTACGTTAGCACAAGGATTAAATGATCAAGAATTTGAAGATGTTATAGGACACTTATCATTATATTCACTAAAACATCAAGAAACAATTCATAAAATTGCTTTATGTTATCAATTAGATAACGGTCAATGGACAACATTTGATATGATTAAATTAGGTCAATAA